One Vicinamibacteria bacterium DNA window includes the following coding sequences:
- a CDS encoding cyclopropane-fatty-acyl-phospholipid synthase family protein, producing the protein MIWPNAFRLVDTGLVPDALVRMGIRTILRSRISEQERGGVEAQRERFRALLRSLDESAIAVETDKANEQHYEVPAEFFQLVLGKHLKYSCAHWPQGVQALDDAEEAMLGLTAERASVEDGMDILDLGCGWGSLSLWLAERHPRSRILALSNSASQKRFIQARASERGLGNLEVVTGNVSRFETERRFDRVISVEMFEHMRNYSSLLRKISGWLRLDGRLFVHIFTHRRFAYPFETDGADDWMGRYFFTGGTMPSRDLLLHFQDDVGLVRDWTLSGRHYQKTAEAWLRNLDRERDAALRVFETVYGREGAKRWLCRWRVFFMACAELWGFHGGNEWTVSHYLFSPRHSLASL; encoded by the coding sequence GTGATCTGGCCGAATGCGTTTCGTCTGGTGGATACCGGTCTCGTCCCCGACGCGCTCGTGCGGATGGGAATTCGGACCATCCTCCGTTCGCGGATTTCCGAGCAGGAGCGCGGTGGAGTCGAAGCTCAACGAGAGCGGTTCCGCGCCTTGCTCCGGTCCCTCGACGAAAGCGCGATCGCCGTCGAGACCGACAAAGCCAACGAGCAGCATTACGAAGTGCCCGCGGAGTTCTTCCAGCTCGTCCTGGGAAAACACTTGAAGTACAGCTGCGCACACTGGCCCCAAGGAGTCCAGGCGCTCGACGACGCCGAGGAAGCGATGCTGGGACTCACCGCCGAGCGCGCCAGCGTCGAAGACGGAATGGACATTCTCGATCTTGGATGCGGATGGGGCTCTCTGTCGCTCTGGCTCGCAGAAAGGCACCCGCGGAGCCGGATCCTCGCTCTTTCCAATTCCGCTTCGCAGAAGCGATTCATCCAGGCGCGTGCTTCGGAACGCGGCCTCGGAAATCTCGAAGTCGTCACGGGCAACGTGAGCCGATTCGAGACCGAGCGCCGCTTCGACCGGGTCATCTCGGTCGAGATGTTCGAGCACATGCGCAACTACTCGAGCCTTCTCCGGAAGATTTCCGGCTGGCTTCGCCTCGATGGCAGGCTTTTCGTGCACATCTTCACCCATCGACGCTTCGCCTATCCCTTCGAGACCGATGGCGCGGACGACTGGATGGGTCGGTATTTTTTCACCGGCGGCACGATGCCGTCCCGGGACCTTCTCCTTCATTTTCAGGACGACGTGGGGCTCGTGCGCGACTGGACTCTCTCCGGCCGGCACTACCAGAAGACCGCGGAAGCGTGGCTTCGGAATCTGGATCGAGAGCGAGACGCCGCGCTCCGAGTCTTCGAGACGGTCTACGGCCGGGAGGGCGCGAAACGGTGGCTTTGCCGATGGCGTGTCTTCTTCATGGCGTGCGCTGAGCTCTGGGGTTTCCACGGTGGAAACGAGTGGACCGTCTCGCACTATCTCTTCTCGCCCCGTCATTCCCTCGCTTCTTTATGA
- a CDS encoding FAD-dependent oxidoreductase, with protein sequence MRIAVIGGGISGLTAAYLLSRKHQVTLFEASNRIGGHAYTVSVPSENGPVSIDMGFIVFNREKYPNFVRLLGELGVDSQPSEMSFSVRSETSGLEYRTTSLNTLFAQRRNLLSPSFHRMILDIARFNRRSRELLQNGNHSTTTLEQYVTEGGYSRRFWEDFLAPMGSAIWSAAPENTSRFPATYFARFFANHGFLEPNGGYLWRTIRGGSQSYLRRIVLPFFDRIRLNAPVREIRRFSDRVTVATESGTSAFDHVVIAAHSDQALAMLKDPTESEKDVLGAIRYQPNDTLLHTDDRLLPRNRRAWASWNYVVPARPQASPHVTYYSNRLQSLGDGPNYCVSLNQTASVRPDRILDRVEFHHPIYTQAALDAHSRVSEVSGRHRTSYCGAYWGFGFHEDGVNSALEATAPFGVTL encoded by the coding sequence ATGAGAATCGCAGTCATCGGCGGCGGTATCTCAGGCTTGACCGCCGCCTATCTGTTGTCCCGAAAGCATCAGGTCACTCTGTTCGAAGCGTCGAACCGGATCGGAGGACATGCCTACACGGTTTCGGTGCCGTCAGAGAACGGCCCAGTCTCGATCGACATGGGGTTCATCGTTTTCAACAGGGAAAAGTACCCCAATTTCGTTCGCCTCCTCGGGGAGCTCGGCGTCGATTCCCAGCCGAGCGAGATGAGCTTTTCTGTCCGGTCCGAAACGAGCGGGCTCGAGTACCGCACCACGTCGCTGAACACGCTCTTTGCCCAGAGACGAAACCTGCTCTCTCCATCCTTCCACCGCATGATTCTGGACATCGCACGGTTCAACCGGCGCAGTCGCGAGCTCCTCCAGAACGGAAACCACTCGACAACGACGCTCGAGCAGTACGTGACGGAGGGGGGCTACTCGCGCCGCTTTTGGGAAGACTTCCTCGCCCCCATGGGCTCGGCGATCTGGTCGGCGGCGCCGGAAAACACGAGCCGGTTTCCCGCGACCTACTTCGCCCGCTTCTTCGCGAACCATGGATTCCTCGAGCCGAACGGGGGGTATCTCTGGCGTACGATCCGAGGAGGCTCGCAGAGCTACCTGCGGCGCATCGTCCTCCCTTTCTTCGATCGGATTCGTTTGAACGCGCCGGTTCGGGAGATCCGCCGGTTCTCCGACCGGGTCACCGTGGCCACCGAGAGCGGCACGTCGGCGTTCGACCACGTCGTGATCGCCGCTCACAGCGACCAAGCGCTCGCCATGCTGAAGGATCCCACCGAGTCCGAGAAAGATGTCCTGGGTGCGATCCGCTATCAGCCGAACGACACCCTGCTCCACACCGACGATCGCCTCCTACCTCGGAATCGTCGCGCCTGGGCGAGCTGGAACTACGTCGTGCCGGCTCGTCCCCAGGCGAGTCCTCACGTCACGTACTACTCCAATCGACTCCAGAGCCTCGGCGACGGCCCCAACTATTGCGTGAGCTTGAACCAAACCGCTTCCGTTCGTCCGGACCGGATTCTGGACCGAGTCGAGTTCCACCATCCGATCTACACCCAGGCAGCCCTGGACGCCCACTCCCGAGTCTCCGAGGTGAGCGGACGCCATCGCACGTCCTATTGCGGCGCTTATTGG
- a CDS encoding DUF1295 domain-containing protein, producing MITLWLEGWALVILLFVALWLVELRKGDASLVDAGWAASVGFLAVFFAARGPGLFDRRLLMGFVVALWASRLAAYIVLRHHRSGEDGRYQEIRVRWGERAHRFFFFFYQAQGLLAALLSLPFLLIAFDERPAIGALEIAGYTLSLAALLFESLADRQLARHRRDPAMRGKTCRTGLWRYSRHPNYFFEWLIWVGYAIAALRAPYGVAALASPLLMLYLVLRVTGIPPTEERALRRRGDEYRRYQRTTSVFVPWFPREEASP from the coding sequence ATGATTACACTTTGGCTGGAAGGCTGGGCGCTGGTCATTCTACTGTTCGTTGCGCTCTGGCTCGTCGAGCTCCGCAAGGGCGACGCGAGCCTCGTGGATGCGGGATGGGCGGCGAGCGTGGGCTTTCTCGCTGTCTTCTTCGCCGCCCGGGGTCCGGGTCTTTTTGACCGCCGTCTGTTGATGGGATTCGTGGTTGCCCTCTGGGCGTCTCGACTCGCCGCCTACATCGTGCTCCGGCATCACCGCTCGGGCGAGGACGGACGCTACCAGGAGATCCGGGTGCGGTGGGGAGAACGCGCCCATCGTTTCTTCTTCTTTTTCTACCAGGCGCAGGGGCTCCTCGCGGCGCTGCTGTCGCTCCCGTTTCTTCTCATCGCGTTCGACGAGCGTCCGGCCATCGGTGCGCTCGAGATCGCAGGCTATACGCTCTCTCTTGCGGCTCTGTTGTTCGAGAGCCTGGCCGACCGGCAGCTCGCCCGCCACCGGCGCGACCCGGCGATGCGCGGAAAGACCTGCCGCACCGGTCTCTGGCGTTATTCCCGGCACCCGAACTACTTCTTCGAATGGCTCATCTGGGTGGGCTATGCGATCGCGGCGCTCCGGGCGCCCTACGGCGTGGCCGCCTTGGCGAGCCCTCTCCTCATGCTCTACCTCGTTTTGCGCGTTACCGGGATTCCGCCGACCGAAGAAAGAGCGCTTCGAAGACGGGGCGACGAGTACCGCCGCTATCAGCGCACGACGAGCGTCTTCGTGCCGTGGTTTCCGCGCGAGGAGGCTTCCCCGTGA